The genomic segment CATGGAGGGCAACGTGCACCTCCTCCAGGTCATCCGCGAGATGCGCTCCCAAATCGACAAGCTGGAGCGGGAGAACTGGGCCCTGAGGGGAGAGCTGCGGGCCTGCGGGCTGAGCGCCACGGCAGCGAGAGGTGGGAGCCTCACCGGCCCCATGGCACAGCCGGACCCCTCACCCGCGGCCCCATGCCCAGGCCCAGCGGCCGGCCCTGCAGCTGCACCGTCAGAGCAGGCAGGTACCGTGACACCGGTGTGTGCCACCCGAGCGGGGCCTCTGGTCTGGTTGTTACTGATCTGTGGGAGAGGGGGGTGAGCCAGCCATTGTATGGCTAGCTGACTTCACAACATGCTCTGGCCTCCTTCAGTGCCCACACCCGAAGCCCCCTTAGCCAGTTTTCTAACTCCGTGATCTTATGGGGTGCCTGCACTGGGCTTAGTGCAGTGCTTGGCGACTCCCCAAGCAAGGTATTCACCTCAGGGAGCTCAGTTTGTCTTTGCTGAAGCAGAATTTGACTTACTGCCATGAGCGTTTGTGGGCACAGACTACCTTGATGTGGGTTTGGGTCCCCTGTCTCTTCAGACATAAAGGACCAACAGCTGTCATTATGTGGTAATCTTGCCTtagaaaaggctgagaaaagTCTTCAAATAGTAACAAGTACTGGTGGGTTGCATACGTCACGCCAGAGGTGCCGTTTCTTTTTGTGGTTAATTTTGGctgagggggagagggggcagTAAATAGGAATGCTGTCTCTTCCcaatttgggggaaaaaatggaatatttcCTCATTTGTAGTTTAGTTGGCACTCCTGAAGGATTTAATGAAGCAGGAAGATCAAAAATGTTGTTTGGGGAAAACTACCTGTCCAGAATTGGATACAGTTATTAGCAGGGTCAGGCTGGAAGGTGTATGTGCTGGAGGCCAGTGGCCACCCCCTCCCCTTGTGTCTGTCAAGTCCAGTTCGCCGGCAAGCTGCAAAGTTCCCTAGCGCAGCATGCTGGCGTTCCTGCAGCGTGCGGTACGAGCTGCAGCTGCCCTTGCAGCCTGCGTGCTGGCCAGCGATGTCCTCGAGGCCGGGCTCTCCTGGCGGCTGGCTGTATTTGCTCCCGGCTCCgctcttctctctgctcctcAGACACCACCATGACCGTGCGGCGCTACTCCACCGCTGCATCTGCGCCCGCTCCTCCTGGCACGAGGCCTCACGGGGCCGGCAAAAGGCCGCTGAGCAGCGGGCTCCCCGAGGTGCGGGGCAGGGCTCAGCTGCCCGCCTGTCCCTCAGCAGCACAGCGCGCCGGCGACGAGGGAAAAGGGCTTGGGAAGACCCCAGCTAactgcttctccagcagcagttccagcaaaatgaaactgttcCAGGAGCACGTCCGCAGGTGCAGGTAGGGGGGTGCCTTcacagctgcctgggctggctggTTCTACCTAGTAATACACACGGTTGTTGCTTTGGGATTCAGTTCATCAGCAGCAACATCTTTGATTGCTCAAATGTCTCTGGGCACTGAGCTGATGGGAGGTCTGTTTAGAGTGGGACATCCCGCTCCTCCCTGCAGTATCTGTGGAATTGTCGGTGGTAGCGGtttaaattttctatttatttttttaaaaaaaaggagcagatgAGGGGAGAGTGAAAGGGGTTGAGATCTCCCCATGGCAGCCAGGCAGTTTTGCAGATTGATGCGTAGTTCTGGCAAGCAACGCTTCAAAGGGATTTTTAAACTTTGAACAAAAAGCATGAAGATACTGAGGCACTCTGAGCTATGCTTCTGAAAGTGTGATTAATGAGATTCGTGAATGTGGATTTACTGTATCATCTTGCCCCTGTAACTGAAGTATTACAAATTAATGctttcagccttgagaagaatATTCTCAGGGCTCTAAATTAAGTGAAATGGCTCCCGGACAAGTCCTGAGCATCCCTGCTCGCTGATGAAAAGCTCTCCGATGCACGGCAACAATCAAAGGTAAAAGCGCTAATGATGCGATTGTGATACGTGACAGCACCTGCGCCCTCCCGGTGCTGTTGCACACAGTATGAATCCCTTCAGATAGCTCCTTTTAGTGTTGATCATGCTGTGCTCATAACAGAAAGAGTCCAAATGGCCTCAGAGCGTGCatttaaacagcagaaatcCATTGGTTTGCCCACCTACACCTATGTTTTCTTGTAAGGACATTTGAGGGTCATATGCTTTACAGCATTTAAACACCTAAATTTAAGCCCTGGCAGGGAACTCGTATCATTTTCCAAAGCGCCCTGACCCTGTAGCTCTGGGTTTCAGCATACACTTCACTGAGTTCTGCCAAACTGCAGGCTCCCAAAGCACTTCAGAGTTGTGCCCTGAACTAAACGCTTCAGAGTTGTGCCCTGAAGGCACCTCACTTGGAAGGCATTTGTGTTGGGAAACATGCGGTCAGCGTGCAGGGGAATGACCGGCACAGGCAAATGCCACTGCTATCTCCTAAGGGAAAGAGagtttttgtttctgagctAGCAGCGTAGGCATCTTCTAACTGATGATTTGGGGCCCGTAGATGAAAAGCACTGCCTACCTAATGGGCAGGGGAGTGTTGCAGATTGTTTTATCATTCTCATTACAGCTGCCTTGCCAGCAGTGAGTCTGGCACAGGGGCTCGTGTCCACCCGCTGTTGGCTGctttaacagaagaaataattatggACAGAGCTTTTTACCTAaccctattaaaaaaaatggctgaTATGCTGAAGCTCGAAGCTCGGTGATTTTCATATGAAGAAaaagtttaatatattttctgccCATAATAGTGGTTGTTGCCATTTACATAGAAATGGCTAACACAGGCAGAAATCCTAGTAAGCCTTTAACTAGCAGGTTAATTTGTAGCAATGAGTTCAGCAAGCTaattaagcatatttttttacagtgatgGCATTTTTGCTTGCCTGCATGCTGTTCTGTGACAGgtgttttattctttgtttattGTACTTGCATTTTGCTCTAAAACTATAATTGTATATGAGATGCTGAATATTGTTACCTTTAAAAGTGACTATTCAGGATTATAACCTTATATTTATCTAGagtgcagctgcagcccaggaatAAAATACCAGCACTGCCACCAAATCACCACTAATTTGTGGgtttacattttcattcataCATGCATTGTTTATACCATGATTCCCACAATttgttgaaaatgaaaaaagactGAATCTTTTAATACACCAGGCTGGATAAGAGATGCTGAAATTGCTTTCAGGGCTATCTTAGTAAAAATCGCAAAATGCACAAAGCCTTGGTACAGACCTCACCAAGCTGCGTCCCAAGTCCCTGAGGAGCTCTGGCCTCAAGGGAGCCTCTGCAGAGGGCACCAGcggcacactgctggctttgCTGGCACGTTTGGCTGGCACACCTGCGCTGCTGGCATTTGTCTAGACCACAGTGTGGGTATTTTGTTTGGTGATGACAAACAGGGAATGGCTGATGTGCAGGCTGGAAGATCAAGCTCGCGTACAAGGAAATGGTTTTGTACGTAGCCTGATGGAGTTATGTGTATGatccagagcagaggagaggacaaTGTTTTTCAGCAATGCCACAGTGCAGATCCCTGGCTCGACCAGAGGTAAAGCTTCTGGCAAACTAACACACTGCTTGTGCATGACTTGCACCTCATTACGATGAGCTGGGTAGGACTGCCTTTGCTTGTTGGTTTCACTTTCCAGGTCTAATTGGCAGGTGCGAAGGGCTGAGGAAATTGCTGAGGCCAGGGACACCCCCGGTAACTATCACAGAGTACTTTCACagtttcatgttttcctttcacgTGTTCCTTGAGGGGCAGAAGGAGTTGCCAGTGATTGCAGAGGAGACTGagcaaaaaaaccaaacaaacagaatcTCTG from the Cygnus olor isolate bCygOlo1 chromosome 9, bCygOlo1.pri.v2, whole genome shotgun sequence genome contains:
- the LOC121074691 gene encoding putative coiled-coil domain-containing protein 195, which translates into the protein MEGNVHLLQVIREMRSQIDKLERENWALRGELRACGLSATAARGGSLTGPMAQPDPSPAAPCPGPAAGPAAAPSEQADTTMTVRRYSTAASAPAPPGTRPHGAGKRPLSSGLPEVRGRAQLPACPSAAQRAGDEGKGLGKTPANCFSSSSSSKMKLFQEHVRRCRGKVKAVSFLLPMDVSSCAENQGSLKSPQNQDTKELTTITEKDM